The sequence GCTCGCGTGTTGCGCGAAAGCGATTCGTAGACTGAGAACAGGCACAAGGAAGaggagagaaagaggaaaagctATGGGGAGGAAGAAGACAGTGGAGTTCGATGAATCTCCCCCGGACGATTTCGATCCGGAGAATCCGTATAAGGATCCAGTGGCGATGTTAGAGATGAGGGAATACATTGTAAGAGAGAAGTGGATCGATATTGAAAAAGCCAAGATACTGAGGGAAAAGCTCAGATGGTGCTACCGTATTGAAGGAGTCAACCATCTGCAGAAATGTCGTCACCTCGTTCAACAATACCTTGATTCCACTCGTGGCATCGGCTGGGGCAAGGACGGGCGTCACCCATCCCTTCACGGTAGTTCTCTCTTTTCATCTCCCGTTAAGTTTAATTTTCGAGAAATTTAAcaaatttgcattttttttttgcctttttgAGAGCAAATGTTGATATTTCGAGGTACTGGAATTAGGTTGTGATTGGGAATGATGCTCACCAGTGGAAATTTGTTCCGTATTGAAGTTGTTGTTTTCTGAAATATCTTTGATTTTGAATCCCCGTGGGCGTATACTTTTTGAAATTAATCTGATTATTTTTAAAGTTGTGGCTGGatttttctccatttttttcttttttgtttgggATTCCTATGCAATTTTAACGTCCGAGTGAATGAATTAACTATACGTTATCGACAATCATCTGATGTTGTTTGCTTCTTGCTTTTGGTTAGGTCCTAAAGTGGAGCCAGCCGAATCGGAGTGAATCGCTGGGTGGAACAACGGTGAGTTCAAATGTTTGCAAGTTTTTGGTTGATTTCAGTTCCTCGTCGTACTGAAAAtcaaaccttttcttttttcgaaGCTTGAATAAATAACAGTGTATATCGGCTCTTTGTTTTATTCGTGTACTGTTACAAGGTGTGAAAAGAATTATTAACTCAGATCAGTGGTTAATAATTTCGTTTCTAACTCTCTGTAAGTGTGATAACTTTGTAGCAATGCCTGCAAGATTTCCTAACATTTCTTTCAATGGTAGCTAGTTTCTTAGAATGACTGAAATTGCTGAAAGGCTACAGAACCATAGTTCTTTTAAGTGTATGTAGGAGACATGAAGTTACCATTAAGTGGAGGGTTGTCGAAGCTGTAGGTATCATGGGAATGTTCCATACTGTCGGATTCTCATAATTGGTTGTccatttttgttgttgttgttgatagAATCAACAActtttattgagaaaaaaaaaaaagaatatgagGGCCTAGAAAAAACAAACCCACAAAAGCAACCCCTccaaagaaagggtttccaactAATTAAGATGTTATCTTGGACATAATTACAAAAAACCTTCAATACCAAAGTCCAAAGCGAAACATGAAACCTCACTAAGGTCCTTACGCACACGTCTAAATACTCAATTATTCCTCTCCCTCCAAATGTCCCACGGGCCACAACACAGCACACACCATAGCAAATCACAACAAACGACCTTTCTCTGTAATTGTTTGTCGTTAGAAGTGGTGAAAGTTGGGGATTTTGTCATTTTACGGGGCCCTTGTAATTAGTTTTACTGAGAAGTGATGTACGGTGGTTGTGCTT comes from Cucumis melo cultivar AY chromosome 12, USDA_Cmelo_AY_1.0, whole genome shotgun sequence and encodes:
- the LOC103497523 gene encoding NADH dehydrogenase [ubiquinone] 1 beta subcomplex subunit 10-B, encoding MGRKKTVEFDESPPDDFDPENPYKDPVAMLEMREYIVREKWIDIEKAKILREKLRWCYRIEGVNHLQKCRHLVQQYLDSTRGIGWGKDGRHPSLHGPKVEPAESE